GGCAAGTATGTGGAGAGCTATTGTTGTTTTACCGCCGCCTTCGGGACCAAAAACTTCGATTATTCTTCCGCGCGGCACGCCGCCGACGCCGAGAGCCACGTCAAGAGGCAGTATGCCTGTCGAGATTACCTCAACGGTACGCTGCGCTTCGTCTCCCAGGCGCATTATCGCGCCGTCTCCAAATTTGCCTCTGATGTCAGAGAGCGCCTGTTCCAAAACATCTTCTTTTGTTACTGTTTTCTTCGCCATATTCGGACACCTCCGGAATATAAAATAGGTTATACAGCGCCCAGCTTCTTTTACAAGCTGTAGGCAAGGTGCAGCAAACCGCCGCACTTTATATATTATACTCTTAATTTTAAATTTTGAAACGTTTTATCGGCGTGTATTGCGCACCTGACGGAAGAAGTCTGCTGCGCATGAGGACAATTTCGTCAACAGTCCACGGAGCAAGTCTCAGAGCGTTGTTTCTGAGAGCGCTGACAACGTTTTCCGGCAAGGCTCCGAATTCGGTTCTTCTTCCGAGCGTGACGTGCGGGGTGAACGCTTTTTCTTCCCTGTCCATTCCGTAGCTTTCTGCAAGCCGCGCCGCGTTTTTGGCAAGTGCGCAGAGTTTTTCCGTTTCGCCCTCTATGCCTGTCCATATTATTCTGGCTTTTTCAAGCTTCGGGAAGCCGCCGACGCCTTTAAGAGATATTTCAAACGAACCGCATTTTTTCATTTCCGCAAGTCTTTTCGCAAGCGCGTCAACGAGTTCCTGCGGACGTTCCCCGCAGAATTTCAGCGTTATATGCAGCGTTTCCGCTTTAAGCCAGCGTATTCCGCCGCCCAGTCCGCGCTGTTCTTCCGCCCACGCTGCAAGCTTTGCACGGGGGCCGTCCGGAATTTCTATACATATAAAGCTGCGGATAAGTTCCCCTGCAAACTGCGGAACGCAGCAGCCCATTATTTTATCCTCCCGAGAAGAATTTTCAGAGCTTCAGCCGCGGAGGCCTCGCGAATTTTCTGTCTGTCACCGTCAAAATGACAGACGTAAGAACACGTGCCATTCTGCGACGAGCAGCCGAACCATACCGTTCCGACAGGCTTTTCTTCGCTGCCGCCTGACGGCCCCGCAATCCCTGTTACCGAAACCGAAAAATCGGCTTTGTAAAGCAGCCTTGCCCCGCGCGCCATTTCTATCGCGCACTGCGGCGAAACCGCGCCGTATTTTTTAAGCACCGACGGCATTACGCCGAGTATGTTTTCCTTTGCGCTGTTGTGGTAGGTTACGGCAGAGCCGTAAAATATTTCAGAAGCGCCGGAAACTGAGGTTATCGAGGCGCCTATCAGTCCGCCAGTGCAGGACTCAGCCGCGCAGAGCGTAACGCCGCGTTCAGCGGCACGGCTGACAAGTTTTTCCGCAAGCTCAAGGGTTTCTGGCGTCATTTCACAACACCCAGCAAAGTCTGCATTCCGCCCTGAACAAAGAAGCTGTAAAGGAGCCTGAGCAGAAGATTGACTATAACGCCGCCGACTATATCGTCAGCCATAATGCCGATACCGCCCGGAAGTTTTTCAGCTTTGTTCACGGGGAACGGCTTGAGTATGTCTATTATTCTGAACGCGAAAAGCGCGACAACCGCGAAATTCATTCCAAGACCGTACGCTGAAATCCAGTAGCCGGCAACCTCGTCTATAACACATTCGCCCGGGTCTGTGCGGCCGCTTTCCTTTTCGTATTTGTCAGCGGCAATGCAGCCGAGAACGATAACAAGCAAAATTGCCCAGCAAGGAACTCCTCCGAACGCCAGCCATATAACACACGCAGCCATTGAACCTACGGTTCCAGGCATTCGCGAGAAACAGCCGAGCGTGAAAAACGTTGCTATCATTCCGTACCAGCTTTTAACCGCCTTTGTAATTTCAGTCATTTACTGCACCTCTTCCCCTGTAAGGTCATGCGGCATTGCGTCTTTTATCTTCACCTTTATTACGTCACCCGCTTTAAGATCGTTCCGTGCTTCGTCTATTTCAATTATTCCGTCAACCTCGGGAGCCTCGCGGAAGCTTCTGCCCTCGGCATACCCCCCGTCCGTTTTTTCAACCAGAACGTCAAGCGTGCGTCCGACAAAACGCTGCTGGCGGGCAAAGGATATTTCTTCCTGAAGCTCCATAAGTTCGGCAAGGCGGCGTTCCTTGGTTGAATTTCTGACCTGTTTCGGCATTGAAGCGGCGTCGGTGCCCTCCTCCGCAAAATAGGTAAAGGCTCCGGCTCTGTCAAACTGCACTTTCTCAAGAAAATCCAGCAGATGTCCGAAAGAACGCGCCGTTTCTCCGGGGAAACCGACCATGCAGGTTGTCCGCAGCGCAAAATCGGGGTCAAGCGAGCGGGCGCAGCTGAAAATATCTTCAAGCCGTTTTTTGTTTATTCCTCTGTTCATCGCGGCAAGAATGCCCTCGTCCGCGTGCTGAACCGGTATGTCAAGATAATTCAGGATTTTTCTTCCGGACACAACGCGTTCAAGAAGCTTCGGCGTAACCCTGTCGGGATGCAGATAAAGCAGACGGAGCATAACTCCGTCAGGCAGATTGTCTTCAAGCGCGTCAAGCAGTTCCGTCAGCTTTGATTTTCCGTCAAAATCCATGCCGTACGCGGTAAGGTCCTGCCCAACGACGCAAAGCTCCCGCGCGCCCTCTTCCGCAAGGCTCACAGCCTCGTCAAC
The window above is part of the Candidatus Equadaptatus faecalis genome. Proteins encoded here:
- the rimO gene encoding 30S ribosomal protein S12 methylthiotransferase RimO, translating into MKIFILSLGCAKNRVDSECLAGELRRAGHVLTGSAEEAEAAIVNTCGFIQPAVEENITAILDLEELKAEGQLKKIGVVGCLFNRYGAELAAGFKTVDFWAESEAWDKVLEALGNKASVSRTRANLPDSPFFTRYLKISEGCDNRCTYCAIPSIRGKLRSLPVKTIVDEAVSLAEEGARELCVVGQDLTAYGMDFDGKSKLTELLDALEDNLPDGVMLRLLYLHPDRVTPKLLERVVSGRKILNYLDIPVQHADEGILAAMNRGINKKRLEDIFSCARSLDPDFALRTTCMVGFPGETARSFGHLLDFLEKVQFDRAGAFTYFAEEGTDAASMPKQVRNSTKERRLAELMELQEEISFARQQRFVGRTLDVLVEKTDGGYAEGRSFREAPEVDGIIEIDEARNDLKAGDVIKVKIKDAMPHDLTGEEVQ
- the thpR gene encoding RNA 2',3'-cyclic phosphodiesterase, with the translated sequence MGCCVPQFAGELIRSFICIEIPDGPRAKLAAWAEEQRGLGGGIRWLKAETLHITLKFCGERPQELVDALAKRLAEMKKCGSFEISLKGVGGFPKLEKARIIWTGIEGETEKLCALAKNAARLAESYGMDREEKAFTPHVTLGRRTEFGALPENVVSALRNNALRLAPWTVDEIVLMRSRLLPSGAQYTPIKRFKI
- a CDS encoding CinA family protein; the protein is MTPETLELAEKLVSRAAERGVTLCAAESCTGGLIGASITSVSGASEIFYGSAVTYHNSAKENILGVMPSVLKKYGAVSPQCAIEMARGARLLYKADFSVSVTGIAGPSGGSEEKPVGTVWFGCSSQNGTCSYVCHFDGDRQKIREASAAEALKILLGRIK
- a CDS encoding phosphatidylglycerophosphatase A, which gives rise to MTEITKAVKSWYGMIATFFTLGCFSRMPGTVGSMAACVIWLAFGGVPCWAILLVIVLGCIAADKYEKESGRTDPGECVIDEVAGYWISAYGLGMNFAVVALFAFRIIDILKPFPVNKAEKLPGGIGIMADDIVGGVIVNLLLRLLYSFFVQGGMQTLLGVVK